Proteins from one Listeria weihenstephanensis genomic window:
- the rpoN gene encoding RNA polymerase factor sigma-54 — protein sequence MRLESNFVQKQQQAQSMKLMMTQQLSQSIAMLQFNMEDLTAFLEDKALENPLIEVVPGREMAPDYTSTIRKKNNLAGSDDTDWLEQIADTTMTLADTLKEQMQFLDMTSQQKLALLFLIESLDKNGYLQTDVDVVASALLISEGDVLEMLETLQGFEPAGVGARDAKECILLQIERHEDALDHAYALIRDYFEDFANKRWKKIADGMGIGMVDIQAISDFIVTLKPKPGAEFESDRVQYVVPDLVVQQVGDELQVSVAKQFLPRMKFQEGYFQMMQATQEKDVAAFLKEKAGEFDWLKKGLEQRESTIGRVGEAIVRHQRDFFLHEGTHLQPLTLKEIAEEIEVHESTVSRAVNGKYMETAQGVYELKFFFSSSLAKKASEESDAGDVSSQSIKKLIQQLVNDENKLKPLSDQKIVEMLDDKGIQVSRRAIAKYRGELQILSSSKRKRFA from the coding sequence ATGAGACTAGAGTCTAATTTTGTCCAAAAGCAGCAGCAGGCACAATCGATGAAGCTAATGATGACACAACAGTTGTCGCAATCGATCGCGATGTTGCAGTTTAATATGGAAGATTTGACGGCTTTTCTGGAAGATAAGGCGCTTGAGAACCCTTTAATTGAGGTAGTTCCAGGCAGAGAAATGGCTCCGGATTACACGAGCACGATTCGCAAAAAAAATAATCTCGCAGGGTCAGACGATACGGATTGGCTGGAGCAGATTGCTGATACAACGATGACGCTCGCAGATACGCTGAAGGAACAGATGCAGTTTCTAGATATGACGAGCCAGCAGAAGTTAGCGTTGTTGTTTTTAATTGAAAGTTTGGATAAGAATGGTTATTTGCAGACGGATGTGGATGTTGTAGCGTCAGCGTTACTTATTTCTGAGGGCGACGTTTTGGAGATGTTAGAGACGCTTCAAGGCTTTGAGCCAGCTGGGGTGGGCGCGCGCGATGCGAAAGAGTGTATTTTGCTGCAGATTGAGCGGCATGAAGATGCACTGGACCATGCCTACGCGCTGATTCGTGATTATTTTGAGGACTTTGCGAATAAGCGTTGGAAGAAAATTGCGGATGGCATGGGAATCGGGATGGTGGATATTCAAGCGATTTCTGATTTTATTGTGACGTTAAAGCCAAAACCGGGTGCGGAATTTGAGTCGGATCGGGTGCAGTATGTCGTGCCAGATTTGGTGGTGCAGCAGGTCGGTGATGAATTACAGGTCTCAGTGGCGAAACAATTTTTACCGCGAATGAAATTCCAAGAGGGCTATTTTCAAATGATGCAGGCGACGCAGGAAAAAGATGTGGCGGCATTTTTGAAAGAGAAGGCTGGCGAATTTGACTGGTTGAAAAAGGGCTTGGAGCAACGGGAAAGTACGATTGGCCGTGTTGGTGAGGCGATTGTGCGGCATCAGCGAGATTTCTTCTTGCATGAGGGTACGCATTTGCAACCGTTGACGTTGAAGGAAATCGCGGAGGAAATCGAGGTACACGAATCTACGGTGAGCAGGGCTGTGAATGGCAAATACATGGAAACTGCACAAGGCGTGTATGAATTGAAGTTCTTCTTTTCATCGAGCCTTGCGAAAAAAGCAAGCGAGGAATCGGATGCTGGTGATGTTTCGAGCCAGAGTATCAAGAAGCTGATCCAGCAGCTTGTGAATGATGAGAATAAGTTGAAACCATTATCTGACCAAAAAATTGTCGAGATGCTGGATGATAAAGGTATTCAGGTGTCGCGACGTGCGATTGCAAAATATCGTGGGGAGTTGCAAATTCTATCCTCCTCCAAACGCAAACGGTTCGCTTAG
- the gpmI gene encoding 2,3-bisphosphoglycerate-independent phosphoglycerate mutase, protein MAKSPVAIIILDGFGLRNETVGNAVALANKPNFDRYWETYPHGQLKAAGLDVGLPEGQMGNSEVGHTNIGAGRIVYQSLTRIDKAIEEGEFAKNEALNNAFTHTKTNNSDLHLFGLLSDGGVHSHINHLVALLETAKKEGVKNVYIHAFLDGRDVAPQSAVGYLETLQKAIADLNYGEIATVSGRFYAMDRDKRWERVEKAYNTIVKGEGAQFEDPVKLVEASYADGKNDEFVVPAVVAKDGKPVATVKDNDAVIFFNFRPDRAIQLSNAFTDTEWEHFERGDKHPKNIKFVTMTLYNPSIVAEVAFAPMPMTNVIGEVLSNEGLSQLRIAETEKYPHVTFFMNGGRNEEFPGESRILIDSPKVETYDLKPEMSAYEVTDALVADIENDKHDAIILNFANPDMVGHSGMVEPTIKAIEAVDENLGRVVDAILEKGGSAIIFADHGNSETMTTPEGKPHTAHTTVPVPVIVTKAGATLREGGRLADVAPTMLDLLGVKKPAEMTGGSLIQK, encoded by the coding sequence ATGGCAAAATCACCTGTAGCTATCATCATTCTTGATGGTTTCGGTTTACGTAACGAAACAGTTGGGAATGCTGTTGCCTTAGCTAATAAACCTAACTTTGACCGCTACTGGGAAACGTATCCACACGGACAACTGAAAGCAGCCGGCCTTGATGTCGGTCTTCCAGAAGGCCAAATGGGTAACTCAGAAGTCGGACATACAAATATCGGTGCTGGACGTATTGTTTACCAAAGTTTGACGCGTATTGACAAAGCCATTGAAGAAGGCGAATTCGCAAAAAATGAAGCGTTAAACAATGCTTTCACGCACACAAAAACGAATAATTCCGATCTTCACTTGTTCGGCTTGCTATCAGATGGCGGCGTGCACAGTCACATCAACCATTTAGTAGCTTTGCTTGAAACGGCGAAGAAAGAAGGCGTGAAAAACGTCTATATCCATGCTTTCCTTGATGGACGCGACGTGGCACCACAATCCGCAGTAGGATATTTAGAAACATTGCAAAAAGCCATTGCTGATCTTAACTATGGCGAAATTGCAACGGTTTCTGGACGCTTCTACGCGATGGATCGTGATAAGCGCTGGGAACGTGTCGAAAAAGCCTATAACACGATTGTTAAAGGTGAAGGCGCGCAATTTGAAGATCCAGTGAAATTGGTTGAAGCTTCTTACGCGGACGGCAAAAATGACGAATTCGTTGTTCCTGCTGTTGTAGCGAAAGATGGCAAACCAGTCGCAACTGTGAAAGATAATGACGCTGTTATTTTCTTCAACTTCCGTCCTGACCGCGCGATCCAACTTTCGAATGCGTTCACGGATACAGAATGGGAACATTTTGAGCGTGGCGACAAACATCCGAAAAACATCAAATTTGTAACGATGACACTTTATAATCCGAGTATTGTAGCGGAAGTTGCTTTTGCTCCGATGCCAATGACGAATGTGATCGGGGAAGTTTTATCTAATGAAGGCTTGTCGCAATTGCGTATTGCTGAAACTGAGAAATATCCTCACGTAACTTTCTTCATGAACGGTGGGCGTAACGAAGAATTCCCTGGTGAGAGCCGGATTCTGATTGATTCGCCGAAAGTGGAAACGTACGATTTGAAACCTGAAATGAGCGCTTATGAAGTAACGGACGCACTGGTAGCAGATATCGAGAATGATAAACATGATGCGATTATCTTAAACTTTGCGAATCCAGATATGGTAGGTCACTCAGGCATGGTTGAACCAACGATTAAAGCGATTGAAGCAGTGGATGAGAACCTTGGACGCGTTGTCGATGCTATTTTGGAAAAAGGCGGTTCTGCGATTATTTTCGCCGATCACGGTAATTCTGAAACGATGACAACACCAGAAGGCAAACCACATACAGCGCATACGACAGTTCCGGTTCCTGTAATCGTGACAAAAGCTGGTGCAACCCTGCGTGAAGGCGGTCGCTTAGCCGATGTAGCCCCAACGATGCTTGATCTTTTAGGCGTGAAAAAACCTGCCGAAATGACAGGTGGAAGTTTAATTCAAAAATAA
- the gap gene encoding type I glyceraldehyde-3-phosphate dehydrogenase, whose product MTVKVGINGFGRIGRLAFRRIQNVEGIEVVAINDLTDAKMLAHLLKYDTTQGRFDGDVEVHDGYFNVNGKEVKVLANRNPEELPWGELGVDIVLECTGFFTAKEKAELHIKAGAKKVVISAPASGDMKTIVYNVNHDTLDGTETVISGASCTTNCLAPMAKVLEDKFGIEQGLMTTIHAYTGDQMTLDGPHPGGDFRRARAAAENITPNTTGAAKAIGLVLPSLVGKLDGAAQRVPVATGSLTELVTVLKKDVTVEEVNAAMEAASDADTFGYTNDPIVSSDIQGITYGSLFDETQTKVLSVGGKQLVKTVAWYDNEMSYTAQLVRTLEYFAKIAK is encoded by the coding sequence ATGACAGTTAAAGTTGGTATTAATGGTTTTGGACGTATCGGACGTCTAGCATTCCGTCGTATTCAAAATGTGGAAGGTATTGAAGTTGTTGCAATCAATGACTTAACAGACGCTAAAATGTTAGCTCACCTGTTGAAATATGATACTACTCAAGGTCGTTTCGATGGCGATGTTGAAGTACATGATGGTTATTTCAACGTGAACGGCAAAGAAGTTAAAGTTTTAGCTAACCGTAACCCTGAGGAATTACCATGGGGCGAACTAGGTGTAGATATCGTTCTTGAGTGTACTGGTTTCTTCACTGCGAAAGAAAAAGCAGAACTACACATCAAAGCTGGTGCTAAAAAAGTTGTTATCTCAGCTCCTGCATCTGGCGACATGAAAACAATCGTTTATAACGTAAACCACGATACTTTAGACGGAACTGAAACAGTTATCTCTGGTGCTTCATGTACTACTAACTGTCTTGCTCCAATGGCTAAAGTATTAGAAGACAAATTTGGTATTGAACAAGGTCTTATGACTACAATTCACGCTTACACAGGCGACCAAATGACGCTTGATGGTCCTCACCCAGGTGGAGACTTCCGTCGTGCGCGCGCTGCAGCAGAAAACATCACTCCTAACACGACTGGTGCTGCTAAAGCAATCGGTCTTGTATTACCATCACTTGTTGGTAAATTAGACGGTGCTGCTCAACGTGTTCCAGTTGCAACTGGTTCATTGACTGAATTAGTAACTGTTCTTAAGAAAGACGTTACTGTTGAAGAAGTGAACGCTGCAATGGAAGCTGCAAGTGATGCAGACACATTCGGTTACACTAATGATCCAATCGTTTCTTCTGATATCCAAGGAATCACTTACGGTTCTTTATTCGATGAAACTCAAACTAAAGTCCTTTCAGTTGGCGGCAAACAATTAGTGAAAACTGTTGCTTGGTATGACAACGAAATGTCTTACACTGCACAATTAGTTCGTACACTTGAATATTTCGCTAAAATTGCTAAATAA
- a CDS encoding phosphoglycerate kinase, translating into MAKKVVTDLDLNDKKVLVRVDFNVPMKDGKITNDNRIVAALPTIQYILEQNGKAILFSHLGKVKTEEDKADKSLRPVAERLSELLGKEVKFVPVTRGPELEGAINEMKDGDVILFENTRFEDVDGKKESKNDPELGKYWASLGDVFVNDAFGTAHRAHASNVGIASNLDSAAGFLMEKEIKFIGGVVDNPSRPLVAILGGAKVSDKIGVIENLIEKADKLLIGGGMAYTFFKAQGKEVGISLLEKDKIDLAKSLLEKAGDKLVLPIDNVVSHEFSNDAPFHTVDSNHIPADEEGLDIGPATVELFTKELQGAKTVVWNGPMGVFEMSNFAKGTIGVCEAIANLEGATTIIGGGDSAAAAMDLGYADKFTHISTGGGASLEYLEGKKLPGVESISDK; encoded by the coding sequence ATGGCTAAAAAAGTTGTGACCGATTTAGACTTAAACGACAAAAAAGTTCTAGTACGTGTTGATTTTAACGTTCCAATGAAAGACGGTAAAATTACCAATGATAATCGTATCGTAGCGGCACTTCCAACGATTCAATATATCCTTGAGCAAAACGGTAAAGCAATTCTTTTCTCTCACTTAGGTAAAGTGAAGACAGAAGAAGACAAAGCGGACAAATCACTTCGCCCTGTTGCTGAACGTTTGAGCGAATTATTAGGTAAAGAAGTGAAATTCGTACCTGTAACTCGTGGCCCAGAGCTTGAAGGTGCAATTAACGAAATGAAAGACGGCGACGTTATTCTTTTCGAAAATACGCGTTTTGAAGATGTTGACGGTAAAAAAGAAAGCAAAAATGATCCAGAGCTAGGCAAGTATTGGGCTTCTCTAGGTGATGTTTTTGTAAATGACGCATTTGGTACAGCTCACCGTGCACATGCTTCTAACGTTGGAATCGCTTCTAACCTAGATTCAGCGGCAGGCTTCCTAATGGAAAAAGAAATCAAATTCATCGGTGGCGTTGTGGATAACCCATCACGTCCGCTTGTTGCAATCCTTGGTGGCGCGAAAGTTTCCGACAAAATCGGCGTTATCGAGAACTTAATCGAAAAAGCAGACAAATTACTTATCGGTGGCGGAATGGCATACACATTCTTCAAAGCACAAGGTAAAGAAGTCGGCATTTCTCTTTTAGAAAAAGACAAAATCGATCTTGCGAAGAGCTTACTTGAAAAAGCAGGCGACAAATTAGTACTTCCAATCGACAATGTTGTTTCTCATGAATTCAGCAACGACGCACCATTCCACACGGTTGACTCGAACCACATCCCGGCTGACGAAGAAGGTTTGGATATCGGTCCTGCGACAGTGGAACTTTTCACAAAAGAATTGCAAGGCGCGAAAACGGTTGTTTGGAACGGTCCTATGGGCGTATTCGAAATGAGCAACTTTGCTAAAGGAACAATCGGCGTTTGTGAAGCAATCGCGAATCTTGAAGGCGCAACTACAATCATCGGCGGTGGCGATAGTGCAGCTGCAGCGATGGACCTAGGTTACGCTGACAAATTCACACACATTTCAACTGGTGGCGGAGCTTCTCTAGAATACCTAGAAGGCAAAAAACTACCAGGCGTCGAATCTATTAGCGATAAATAA
- a CDS encoding sugar-binding transcriptional regulator, translated as MSDIINIQKKLLPDMLLVMQKRYQILRSIYFAEPVGRRTLAQMLGMSERVLRGEVEFLKAQGLIGIAPAGMTVTKDGLIVFRELESVMNQLTGIHTMEDRLREKLRIKACFVVQGDSDVTPWVLEEMGRVALEQLDISLTENKNIIAVMGGSTMATLAEMMTPDFANGRELLFVPGRGGLGEELNNQANTICDRMATKTNSKHRMFYVPEQLGEEAYQSLLKEPAIQEGLRLVQSANAILHGIGDAKTMAARRHTNAEAMQKITDRKAVGEAFGYYFNEEGEVVYKVPTFGLQFEDLPQIPNIIALAGGTSKAKAIKSYMKTAPSNTILVTDEGAANMLLKGENTLLK; from the coding sequence ATGTCAGATATCATTAACATTCAAAAGAAATTGTTACCCGACATGCTTCTTGTCATGCAGAAGCGCTATCAAATCTTGCGTTCGATTTATTTTGCGGAACCGGTTGGTAGACGGACACTTGCCCAAATGCTGGGTATGAGTGAGCGGGTACTACGCGGTGAAGTAGAATTTTTAAAAGCACAGGGATTGATTGGCATTGCTCCTGCTGGGATGACAGTGACGAAGGATGGTCTGATTGTGTTTCGCGAACTAGAATCAGTTATGAATCAATTAACTGGGATACATACAATGGAAGATCGACTGCGCGAGAAATTAAGGATCAAAGCTTGTTTTGTTGTTCAAGGTGACAGCGATGTAACGCCGTGGGTTCTGGAAGAAATGGGACGTGTGGCGCTCGAGCAACTCGATATATCGTTAACGGAGAATAAGAATATTATCGCTGTAATGGGCGGTTCTACGATGGCAACGCTAGCCGAAATGATGACACCAGATTTTGCAAATGGGCGCGAATTACTTTTTGTCCCAGGACGTGGTGGGCTTGGTGAGGAACTAAATAACCAGGCGAACACAATTTGCGATAGGATGGCAACGAAAACGAATAGTAAGCACCGCATGTTTTACGTGCCGGAACAACTTGGCGAGGAAGCGTATCAATCATTGTTAAAAGAGCCCGCAATTCAAGAAGGACTGCGACTCGTACAATCTGCAAATGCTATTTTACATGGTATTGGAGATGCGAAAACAATGGCTGCGCGGAGACACACGAATGCCGAAGCAATGCAGAAAATTACCGATAGGAAAGCGGTTGGTGAAGCATTTGGCTACTACTTCAATGAAGAAGGAGAAGTCGTGTACAAGGTTCCAACATTTGGTTTACAATTTGAAGACCTACCTCAGATACCGAACATTATCGCACTCGCAGGAGGCACTTCAAAGGCCAAAGCAATCAAGTCGTATATGAAAACCGCTCCGTCAAATACGATTTTAGTAACAGACGAAGGAGCCGCAAACATGCTTTTAAAAGGGGAAAACACCCTTTTGAAATAA
- the tpiA gene encoding triose-phosphate isomerase, with product MRKPIIAGNWKMNKTAAKAGQFAEDVKNKVPSKDVVDSVIAAPALFLKELVGLTEGTDLRIAAQNTYFEDEGAFTGEISPFAVADLGVSYVVIGHSERREYFHETDEDINKKAHAIFKHGMTPIICCGETLEQREAGQTNEWVSGQIRAALKGLTEEQVAKSIIAYEPIWAIGTGKSSTSKDANDTCAVVRQTVAEVVSKEAADAVRIQYGGSVKPENIAEYMAQSDIDGALVGGASLEPASFLALLEAVK from the coding sequence ATGCGTAAACCTATCATTGCAGGAAACTGGAAAATGAACAAAACGGCTGCTAAAGCTGGACAATTTGCTGAGGACGTTAAGAATAAAGTTCCAAGTAAAGATGTTGTGGATTCCGTAATCGCAGCACCAGCTTTATTTTTAAAAGAATTAGTTGGCTTGACTGAGGGAACTGATCTTAGAATCGCAGCTCAAAATACTTATTTTGAAGACGAAGGTGCTTTCACAGGCGAAATCAGCCCGTTTGCAGTCGCTGATCTTGGCGTTTCTTACGTTGTTATCGGACATTCTGAGCGTCGTGAGTATTTCCACGAAACAGACGAAGATATCAACAAGAAAGCACACGCAATCTTCAAACACGGCATGACTCCAATCATCTGCTGTGGTGAAACATTGGAACAACGCGAAGCTGGCCAAACGAATGAATGGGTTAGTGGACAAATCCGTGCAGCGCTTAAAGGCTTGACGGAAGAACAAGTTGCTAAATCTATTATTGCTTATGAGCCAATCTGGGCAATCGGAACTGGTAAATCTTCAACAAGTAAAGATGCTAACGACACATGTGCTGTTGTTCGTCAAACTGTTGCAGAAGTTGTTTCTAAAGAAGCGGCAGACGCTGTTCGTATTCAATACGGCGGTAGTGTAAAACCTGAAAATATTGCCGAATATATGGCACAATCCGACATTGATGGAGCTTTAGTTGGTGGCGCGAGTCTTGAGCCAGCATCATTCTTAGCTTTATTGGAGGCAGTGAAATAA